In Halapricum desulfuricans, a single window of DNA contains:
- a CDS encoding flippase yields MAKHARSSALQFGIELLQTVAGFVAMIYFARTLGSATLGQYFLALAVVNWVMIPTAGVRGTVQKRVSEDTDQGKFFTAGLLIQLCILCLLLGSIIFFRETVNRYLGFDGTFLVAGLILLKGLGTFFRAVLRAEHRVELAALVGGSWELLRIGLQVALILLGYKLFGLLAGEIAAAGVITIATVGLISLHLSRPAWKHFQRLYDYGKYAWLSAIKPFAYSWMDVVILGFFVTDSVIGIYEISWRITAAFILLPSAMAKVTFPYLSKHAENEQMEEIANILRTSTTFAGMLAIPGLMGAVVIGEDVLAIYGEEFAGGIVIMVILTAGRIGQSYETFLLQTLNAIDRPDATFRISMIFILANITLNVVLVSQFGAIGAAVATAVTMLLSAILAMRVLRRVVGFTIDWDIIAVQFVSAIVMAIAVTGIRQQVQPLTDIETLILVVFGAAVYFVGLLIGSSEARAQFHRVIDQTIP; encoded by the coding sequence ATGGCTAAGCACGCACGTTCTTCGGCACTCCAGTTCGGGATCGAATTACTCCAGACTGTTGCGGGATTCGTTGCCATGATTTATTTCGCCCGAACGCTTGGATCAGCAACTCTTGGCCAGTATTTTCTGGCTCTCGCGGTCGTCAACTGGGTAATGATTCCGACGGCAGGTGTCCGAGGAACTGTACAAAAGCGTGTGAGTGAAGACACGGATCAAGGCAAATTCTTCACCGCCGGACTGCTCATTCAGCTTTGTATACTCTGTCTTTTGCTGGGAAGTATAATCTTTTTCCGAGAGACTGTCAACCGGTATTTAGGATTCGATGGGACGTTTCTGGTCGCGGGACTGATATTATTAAAAGGGCTTGGGACGTTCTTCAGGGCCGTGTTACGTGCAGAACACCGGGTTGAACTTGCCGCTCTGGTAGGGGGTTCCTGGGAGCTGCTCCGGATTGGGTTGCAGGTAGCACTCATACTCCTCGGGTACAAACTATTCGGCTTGTTGGCAGGTGAGATTGCTGCCGCTGGAGTGATTACCATCGCCACAGTTGGATTAATATCCCTCCATCTCTCCCGTCCGGCTTGGAAACACTTTCAACGACTCTACGATTATGGAAAATATGCTTGGTTGAGCGCGATCAAACCCTTCGCGTACTCCTGGATGGACGTAGTAATACTCGGTTTCTTCGTGACGGATTCTGTCATTGGAATCTACGAGATATCTTGGCGAATCACTGCCGCTTTTATTTTGTTGCCGTCAGCAATGGCGAAAGTGACCTTTCCGTACCTGAGTAAACACGCGGAAAATGAACAGATGGAGGAGATCGCGAACATACTTCGAACCTCGACTACGTTCGCAGGTATGCTCGCGATTCCAGGACTTATGGGTGCAGTGGTCATCGGAGAGGATGTTTTAGCCATATACGGGGAAGAATTCGCGGGCGGGATCGTAATCATGGTGATATTGACAGCCGGACGAATCGGGCAATCATACGAAACCTTTCTACTTCAGACGTTGAATGCAATAGATCGTCCGGACGCCACGTTCCGTATCTCGATGATTTTCATCCTAGCAAATATCACGTTGAACGTCGTGCTCGTCAGCCAGTTCGGTGCCATCGGCGCGGCAGTTGCCACTGCAGTGACGATGCTCTTAAGTGCGATCCTGGCTATGCGCGTCCTCCGTCGCGTCGTCGGGTTCACGATCGATTGGGATATTATCGCCGTTCAATTCGTCAGTGCAATTGTCATGGCTATTGCAGTGACGGGGATCCGCCAGCAAGTACAACCACTCACGGACATCGAAACGCTCATTCTGGTCGTATTCGGCGCCGCCGTCTATTTCGTCGGTCTCCTGATCGGATCAAGCGAAGCACGGGCACAATTTCACAGAGTCATCGATCAAACAATTCCATAG
- a CDS encoding dTMP kinase, which produces MTRIRDYIIAFGLLLPPLLSLVGGVFFFPLALIGVPGLLFVAPISYKLFRYPSTHKNSLGEIAAATRQTGNAGPFGTGGALVCFSGIDGSGKTTEAKSVVSELQENGVDATHVWARWRPFVSYPFMGVLYVMLGWRRKDYHKSKLIQRLWGYFLLVDHIVFFFRYIYPSLRKGEVVVIDRYILDQLVEMEYDGLYWDRSAALIESWLPTPDATFLMDVPAEVAEERKQDTEEMLDRLRIDEEPIEYLRTRRELFHRFASEDVTVIDTTRPIEQTHEKITDEIWQAYIEF; this is translated from the coding sequence ATGACTCGAATACGGGATTACATTATCGCTTTCGGACTGCTCCTCCCCCCACTCCTTAGCCTCGTTGGGGGTGTCTTTTTTTTCCCGCTGGCCCTCATCGGTGTACCCGGGTTACTCTTCGTTGCCCCGATAAGTTACAAACTATTCAGGTATCCATCCACTCACAAGAATTCTCTAGGGGAGATCGCCGCAGCGACTCGTCAGACAGGGAACGCTGGTCCGTTCGGAACTGGAGGAGCACTTGTTTGTTTCTCCGGAATTGATGGGTCTGGAAAGACGACAGAAGCAAAGTCCGTTGTTTCCGAACTACAGGAAAACGGAGTTGATGCCACGCACGTTTGGGCTAGGTGGCGGCCGTTCGTCTCGTACCCCTTTATGGGCGTCCTCTACGTCATGCTCGGGTGGCGGCGAAAGGACTATCACAAAAGCAAACTAATTCAACGACTCTGGGGATATTTTCTCCTTGTTGATCACATTGTATTCTTTTTCAGATATATTTATCCATCTCTTCGTAAAGGGGAGGTCGTTGTGATCGATCGCTACATTCTTGACCAGCTCGTCGAAATGGAATACGACGGGTTATATTGGGATCGATCCGCCGCATTGATCGAATCGTGGTTACCGACACCAGACGCAACGTTTCTGATGGACGTTCCAGCGGAAGTCGCAGAAGAGCGAAAACAAGATACAGAAGAAATGCTCGATCGTCTCAGGATCGACGAGGAACCGATCGAGTATCTCCGTACGCGACGGGAACTGTTCCACCGATTTGCGAGTGAAGATGTGACTGTCATCGATACGACCCGACCCATCGAACAGACTCACGAGAAGATTACCGACGAAATCTGGCAGGCATATATCGAGTTTTAA
- a CDS encoding nucleotidyltransferase family protein: MALVDSRVNLRVSPDKIQDLANDLQQNKLSREHISDRFQGFQEAAKDRSHRQERAERVEWICSLLNDAGVSYASMKNLRTPMAMMSDVDLLIPDPSEQAAAAKVLADEGFEFYRFRLLAHPRKVMAKQSAEDPRPVDIYPDAMWIRKVVCDAEAVVERADPCGERTPAPADDLYLVATHAYSHLSVTFAELLHGVQIIVETDEIDWSIAIDSAREYGCLDGLYAYLLLLDEYLAATDRQRVPAAVFDSIPNTWAITLIHRWWKRNRPRSFPIEFPTWLPTIVSSGHHIPRARRQLSPRETWKDFQSHYLTAASKVLLGET, translated from the coding sequence ATGGCTCTCGTGGATTCCCGGGTAAACTTGAGAGTTTCTCCAGACAAGATACAAGATCTTGCAAACGATCTACAGCAAAACAAACTGTCGCGAGAGCACATTTCTGATCGTTTTCAAGGATTCCAAGAGGCAGCAAAGGACCGATCACACCGCCAGGAGAGAGCCGAACGCGTCGAGTGGATCTGCTCTCTTCTGAACGACGCTGGTGTCTCCTACGCATCGATGAAAAACCTCCGGACGCCTATGGCGATGATGAGCGACGTTGATCTCCTCATCCCGGACCCCAGCGAACAGGCTGCCGCAGCTAAAGTACTCGCAGACGAAGGGTTCGAGTTTTACCGGTTCCGACTGTTGGCACATCCCCGCAAGGTTATGGCCAAGCAATCGGCCGAGGATCCACGACCCGTAGACATTTATCCCGACGCCATGTGGATTCGAAAGGTCGTCTGTGATGCGGAAGCAGTCGTCGAACGAGCGGATCCCTGTGGTGAACGGACGCCGGCCCCGGCCGATGATCTTTATCTCGTCGCCACACATGCCTACTCTCATCTGTCGGTGACTTTCGCGGAACTGTTGCACGGGGTGCAGATCATCGTCGAGACAGACGAAATTGACTGGTCGATCGCGATCGATTCGGCCCGTGAGTACGGCTGTCTCGACGGGTTGTACGCATATCTCCTATTGTTAGACGAGTATCTTGCCGCGACCGATCGACAACGTGTTCCGGCCGCAGTATTCGATTCAATCCCAAATACCTGGGCTATTACATTAATTCACAGATGGTGGAAGCGCAACCGACCACGTTCGTTCCCGATCGAATTTCCCACCTGGCTGCCGACAATAGTTTCATCTGGACATCACATCCCGCGAGCTAGAAGGCAACTATCACCGCGAGAGACGTGGAAGGATTTCCAGTCGCATTACTTGACCGCGGCGTCGAAAGTCCTATTGGGAGAAACATGA
- a CDS encoding DUF6663 family protein → MDETLAARVLPDPDEDWASADRRTVRLLDRDRYEPVEVLVGDGEELRPGYLIDADIEWSEPARLEAFSLRRPTLYAFADAVDPVFEVARDLWETARANGDGMHSSVTRNTDGEVNGVCYVFADGGAGDRFREFRDGTRPLEPLVDRVNEREGAAPREVFVLRPDDGGYVVVTIALTKGGHFAETLRDTYGLDRSEGSVV, encoded by the coding sequence ATGGACGAGACACTGGCGGCCCGGGTGCTTCCGGACCCCGACGAGGATTGGGCGAGTGCCGACCGGCGAACGGTCAGGTTGCTCGATCGGGACCGATACGAGCCGGTCGAGGTTCTGGTCGGGGATGGCGAGGAGTTGCGACCGGGGTATCTCATCGACGCGGACATCGAGTGGTCGGAGCCGGCCCGTCTCGAGGCGTTCTCGCTGCGACGGCCGACGCTGTATGCGTTTGCCGATGCGGTCGATCCCGTCTTCGAAGTCGCGCGGGACCTCTGGGAGACGGCGCGGGCGAACGGCGACGGCATGCACAGCAGCGTCACCAGAAACACCGACGGCGAGGTCAACGGCGTCTGCTACGTCTTCGCCGACGGCGGCGCTGGGGATCGCTTTCGGGAGTTCCGTGACGGGACGCGCCCGCTCGAGCCGCTCGTCGATCGCGTCAACGAACGCGAGGGCGCGGCACCGCGGGAGGTGTTCGTCCTCCGGCCGGACGACGGTGGCTACGTCGTGGTCACGATCGCGCTGACGAAAGGCGGGCACTTCGCCGAGACGCTCCGGGATACCTACGGGCTGGATCGGTCCGAGGGGTCGGTTGTGTGA